In Lascolabacillus massiliensis, a single genomic region encodes these proteins:
- a CDS encoding OmpA family protein produces MKQFSKLMAISLLGVSLIISSCGANRTIQGGAIGAGGGAAVGAGVGAIAGGGRGAAIGAGIGAIVGGAAGAIIGNRMDKQAAELEQIEGAQVEKVNEGEAIKVTFESGILFATNSSTLNSASRASLDKFATSLLNNPDTDVEIYGHTDSTGSDAINNPLSVRRAESVYNYLNSKGVSGQRMSYEGFGSSQPIADNSTAAGRSENRRVEVFILPNAKMIQEAKEQAK; encoded by the coding sequence ATGAAACAATTTTCAAAATTAATGGCAATTTCGCTGTTAGGTGTCTCTCTCATTATTTCAAGTTGCGGTGCTAACCGTACAATTCAGGGAGGAGCCATAGGAGCAGGCGGAGGTGCTGCAGTAGGAGCAGGCGTTGGAGCAATTGCAGGCGGAGGCCGTGGAGCAGCAATTGGAGCTGGTATAGGAGCAATTGTAGGTGGTGCAGCTGGTGCAATCATTGGTAATAGAATGGATAAACAAGCTGCAGAACTGGAACAAATTGAAGGAGCTCAAGTCGAAAAAGTAAATGAAGGGGAAGCAATAAAAGTTACTTTTGAATCAGGTATTCTTTTTGCAACTAACTCAAGTACTTTAAATAGTGCTTCAAGAGCATCTCTTGACAAATTTGCCACTTCATTACTTAATAACCCTGATACAGATGTTGAGATCTATGGTCATACTGATAGTACAGGAAGTGATGCAATCAACAATCCTTTGTCAGTGCGTCGTGCAGAATCAGTTTACAATTATTTAAATTCTAAAGGCGTTTCAGGACAGAGAATGTCTTATGAAGGTTTTGGTTCATCTCAACCTATTGCTGATAATAGTACTGCAGCAGGTAGAAGCGAAAACCGAAGAGTTGAGGTTTTTATTTTACCTAACGCGAAAATGATTCAGGAAGCCAAAGAACAGGCAAAATAA
- a CDS encoding TlpA family protein disulfide reductase, with amino-acid sequence MVKNLFISFIVLLLMSCGNSSSSKSDSNQIESVESVNAEEKQNKTEGYQFLVNVGEMAPDFDMQLPDGNIVKLSSLRGKVVMLQFTASWCGVCRKEMPHIESRIWQRHKNNPEFALYGIDREEPVEKIEELIEATKVTYPIGLDPDAGIFSLYAEANAGITRNVIIDKEGKIVMLTRLFEEEEFNHMVETIDRLLQN; translated from the coding sequence ATGGTTAAAAATTTATTTATCTCTTTTATAGTTCTATTACTGATGTCATGCGGCAATTCTTCAAGTAGTAAATCAGACTCTAACCAAATAGAAAGTGTAGAGTCAGTGAATGCAGAAGAGAAACAAAACAAAACCGAAGGTTATCAATTTTTGGTTAATGTAGGAGAAATGGCTCCTGATTTTGACATGCAACTACCAGATGGGAATATAGTAAAACTCTCTTCTTTAAGAGGTAAAGTTGTAATGTTACAGTTTACTGCGAGTTGGTGTGGAGTTTGTAGAAAAGAAATGCCTCATATTGAGTCAAGAATCTGGCAACGCCACAAAAATAATCCTGAGTTCGCACTTTATGGGATCGATAGAGAGGAGCCTGTAGAAAAAATTGAAGAATTAATTGAAGCTACAAAAGTTACATATCCTATCGGTCTTGATCCTGATGCCGGAATATTTAGTTTATATGCTGAGGCTAATGCCGGGATAACACGTAATGTTATAATTGATAAAGAAGGTAAAATTGTAATGCTAACCCGATTGTTTGAAGAAGAAGAGTTTAACCATATGGTTGAAACAATAGATAGATTACTTCAAAACTAA
- a CDS encoding DUF4870 domain-containing protein: protein MNYEDLKILDELREKGSITEEEYQREKEKILNNTSIGSGKRPLFGMTENTYIMLMHLSQFAGVIVPCAGFIVPIIMWIANKDINVNVDLHGKNILNFMISYVIYAAVAAITIIGIPIAIIIGLLYVILVIIATVKAYNGEYWKYPLTIQFIK from the coding sequence ATGAATTATGAAGATTTAAAAATCCTTGATGAATTAAGAGAGAAAGGGAGTATTACAGAGGAGGAATACCAGCGCGAGAAAGAGAAAATCCTTAATAATACTTCAATTGGCTCCGGGAAAAGGCCTCTATTCGGAATGACAGAAAACACCTACATAATGCTTATGCATTTATCTCAGTTTGCAGGAGTAATCGTTCCATGTGCTGGTTTTATAGTCCCGATAATTATGTGGATTGCCAATAAGGATATTAATGTAAACGTAGATTTGCATGGTAAGAATATTCTTAATTTTATGATTAGTTATGTGATTTATGCAGCAGTAGCTGCTATTACGATTATTGGTATTCCAATCGCGATAATTATTGGTCTATTGTATGTTATTTTAGTTATTATCGCTACAGTAAAAGCCTATAACGGCGAGTACTGGAAATATCCGCTGACGATACAATTTATTAAATAA
- a CDS encoding cell division ATP-binding protein FtsE — translation MIEEQIVNYSNVQLNREENIILRNVNLTVNRGDFLYVIGKVGSGKSTLMKSMYAELPVEYGSARVFDYELASIKRRHVPFLRRKIGIVFQDFQLLIDRTVEKNLEFVLRATDWKNKREIKDRINEVLVLVGMQNKAYKMPHELSGGEQQRVVIARALLNSPALILADEPTGNLDPETGSQIVSLLQDISGRGTAVIMSTHNYSIVQAFPGKIMRCEDMNLIPM, via the coding sequence ATGATTGAAGAACAGATAGTAAACTACTCAAATGTGCAATTAAATCGCGAAGAAAACATAATTCTTCGTAATGTCAATCTTACTGTAAACAGAGGTGACTTCTTGTATGTAATTGGAAAAGTAGGATCAGGCAAAAGTACTCTAATGAAAAGTATGTATGCTGAGCTGCCTGTTGAATATGGTAGTGCACGTGTTTTTGATTATGAACTTGCATCTATTAAGCGCAGACATGTACCATTTCTAAGAAGAAAAATTGGTATTGTTTTTCAAGATTTTCAGCTGCTTATAGATAGGACAGTAGAAAAAAACCTTGAGTTTGTACTTCGCGCAACTGACTGGAAAAATAAGCGTGAAATCAAAGACCGTATTAATGAAGTGCTGGTATTGGTTGGGATGCAAAACAAGGCTTATAAAATGCCTCATGAATTATCTGGTGGAGAACAGCAAAGAGTAGTAATTGCGAGAGCATTACTTAACTCTCCAGCACTTATTTTAGCTGACGAACCAACAGGTAATTTGGATCCGGAAACTGGTAGTCAGATTGTTTCTCTCCTTCAGGATATTTCAGGGAGGGGCACAGCCGTAATAATGTCAACACACAACTACTCAATTGTTCAAGCCTTTCCAGGTAAAATTATGCGATGTGAAGATATGAATCTCATACCAATGTGA
- the yidC gene encoding membrane protein insertase YidC produces MDKNTIIGLLLITAIIVAFTIYNRPSKEQIAEQKRLRDSIALVEAQQAEIATELGSKQASTSLSDDSVLGQGSSLSDFFRAGTPYNEAINDSTSEVTILANEPVNEEIVVLENDKIRLLLNTKGGKIQSVQLKEYLHYKGDSLYLFENDQESRFNLELFNRNSLRISTENEYFTPIKSADGKTVIMRLQNSSEQYIDLVYTLPEDEYMLDFDIRISGMRNGLHPESLANFKLNWEQKVRQQEKGRAFENRYSRIHYKYDKQDDSKLSESKNDQKELPDPIKWFAFKDQYFSAIVIADKPFNNTILTSQLLNDSEYIKNYKAEVWAPVEISTESDLISAGFKYYFGPVHYNTLKSYDDGVSNNSDKLELEEIVSLGYKWLSWVNKWFVIPVFNYFLTLNWGMGLIILILTIMVKIIISPLTYKSYISSAKMRVLRPQIQDIEKKYPGQEQDMMMKRQQATMELYSKAGVSPMSGCLPMLIQMPVLLALFFFFPSAIELRQQSFLWADDLSTFDSLISWSGNIPIITRFLGNHISIFCLLMTITNVIYTKYNMASMDTGQQTMPGMKNMPLFMSVFMFFFLNSYPSGLNYYYFLSTLITIVITLIMKKVIDEEKILAQLEENKKKPRKKSGFMARLQEAQKLQEKQAREQAKQNAKRNYRK; encoded by the coding sequence ATGGATAAAAATACGATTATAGGTTTACTGTTGATTACCGCGATCATAGTTGCTTTCACGATATACAACAGACCTAGTAAGGAGCAAATAGCAGAACAGAAACGTCTACGAGATTCTATAGCATTAGTTGAAGCGCAACAGGCAGAAATTGCAACAGAATTAGGATCAAAACAGGCCAGTACTTCACTGAGTGACGATTCAGTATTAGGGCAAGGTTCAAGTCTATCGGACTTTTTTAGAGCCGGTACACCATATAATGAAGCTATAAATGATTCAACATCAGAAGTTACAATTTTAGCTAATGAGCCAGTAAATGAAGAGATTGTTGTTTTAGAAAATGATAAAATAAGATTGCTGCTAAATACTAAAGGAGGTAAAATTCAATCTGTTCAGTTGAAAGAATATCTACATTATAAGGGTGACAGCCTATATCTTTTTGAAAATGATCAGGAGTCTCGCTTTAATCTGGAGCTATTCAATCGTAATAGTTTAAGAATATCTACAGAAAATGAGTACTTTACACCAATAAAAAGTGCAGATGGTAAAACTGTAATAATGCGCTTACAGAACTCATCTGAACAATACATTGATTTAGTGTACACTCTTCCTGAAGACGAATATATGTTAGACTTTGACATACGTATTTCGGGTATGAGAAATGGATTGCATCCAGAAAGTCTTGCCAATTTCAAATTAAACTGGGAACAAAAAGTAAGGCAACAGGAAAAGGGTCGTGCATTCGAAAATCGCTATTCTCGTATCCATTACAAGTATGACAAACAGGATGATAGTAAACTTAGTGAATCAAAAAATGACCAAAAAGAACTTCCAGATCCAATAAAATGGTTCGCTTTTAAAGATCAGTACTTTTCTGCAATAGTGATTGCCGATAAACCTTTTAATAACACAATTCTTACATCACAATTACTAAATGATTCTGAATATATAAAGAACTATAAGGCAGAAGTATGGGCTCCAGTAGAAATCAGTACAGAAAGTGATCTTATAAGTGCAGGTTTTAAATACTACTTCGGACCGGTTCATTATAATACACTTAAATCTTATGATGATGGAGTAAGTAATAATTCAGATAAGCTTGAACTGGAAGAAATAGTTAGTCTTGGTTATAAATGGCTTAGTTGGGTAAACAAATGGTTTGTAATACCTGTGTTTAACTATTTCTTGACTTTAAACTGGGGTATGGGACTTATTATTCTTATTCTGACTATAATGGTCAAAATTATCATATCACCATTAACTTACAAGTCATATATTTCATCTGCAAAAATGCGTGTATTGAGACCGCAAATTCAAGATATTGAGAAAAAATACCCGGGTCAGGAACAAGATATGATGATGAAAAGACAACAAGCCACTATGGAGCTTTACAGTAAAGCAGGTGTTAGTCCAATGAGTGGTTGTCTTCCTATGCTTATTCAGATGCCTGTCTTGTTAGCTCTATTTTTCTTCTTTCCATCAGCAATTGAGCTTCGTCAACAAAGTTTTCTATGGGCAGATGACTTGTCTACTTTTGACTCATTAATTTCATGGAGTGGCAATATTCCAATAATTACCAGATTTTTAGGTAATCATATTAGTATCTTTTGTTTGTTAATGACAATTACAAACGTAATATACACCAAATATAATATGGCTTCTATGGATACCGGTCAGCAAACTATGCCTGGTATGAAAAATATGCCTTTGTTCATGAGTGTTTTTATGTTCTTCTTTCTTAACTCTTATCCTTCAGGATTAAACTACTATTATTTCCTTTCAACATTGATTACAATTGTAATTACATTAATTATGAAAAAAGTAATAGATGAAGAAAAGATATTAGCACAATTAGAAGAAAACAAGAAGAAACCTAGGAAAAAATCAGGATTTATGGCTCGTTTACAAGAAGCTCAAAAACTACAAGAGAAGCAAGCACGTGAACAAGCAAAGCAAAATGCTAAGCGAAATTATCGGAAGTAG
- a CDS encoding CTP synthase, with protein sequence MADTKYIFVTGGVVSSLGKGIIASSLGKLLQARGYKVTIQKFDPYINVDPGTLNPYEHGECYVTVDGHEADLDLGHYERFLNIQTTKDNNITTGRIYQNVILKERRGDFLGKTVQVIPHITDEIKRNIKSLGIKNKFDFVISEIGGTVGDIESTPYLEAVRQLRWELGKNCYCIHLTYVPYISAAGEVKTKPTQHSVKELQSHGIQPDMLVLRTERKLNKDILDKVALFCNVEQGAVMQSVDVSTIYEVPTMMQRQGMDEVVLRKMNLPTGDSPKMEAWNAFLQKRKDAKKHVKIKLVGKYAELPDAYKSITEALSQAAIYNDRKLILDLYQSEKITEENVAEQLKDADGIVIAPGFGQRGIEGKFIALKYARENDIPTFGICLGMQCMVVEYARSVLNLPGANSTEMDPKAEDKVIDLMEEQKHITNMGASMRLGAYDCILKKGSLASKAYGKLKIQERHRHRYEFNNEYKSKFEAAGMKCTGINPDSELVEIVEVPGLRWYIGTQFHPEYNSTVISPNPLFMSFMSAAAITKEIRKK encoded by the coding sequence GTGGCTGACACAAAGTATATATTTGTAACAGGAGGCGTTGTTTCTTCTTTAGGAAAGGGTATAATTGCTTCGTCGCTAGGTAAACTACTGCAAGCAAGAGGGTATAAGGTGACAATTCAAAAATTTGATCCATATATTAATGTTGATCCCGGAACATTAAATCCATATGAGCATGGAGAATGCTATGTAACGGTTGATGGTCATGAAGCAGATCTTGACTTAGGACACTATGAGAGATTTCTTAATATTCAAACAACAAAAGATAACAATATTACAACTGGACGTATTTATCAGAATGTAATATTAAAAGAAAGACGAGGTGATTTTCTGGGTAAAACTGTACAGGTAATACCTCATATTACTGATGAGATCAAACGTAATATTAAATCTTTAGGCATAAAGAACAAATTTGATTTTGTAATATCCGAGATTGGAGGTACAGTTGGTGATATTGAATCTACACCATACCTGGAAGCAGTTCGTCAATTAAGGTGGGAGCTAGGGAAAAACTGTTATTGTATACATCTTACTTATGTTCCATATATTTCAGCAGCAGGAGAAGTAAAAACCAAGCCTACTCAACATTCTGTTAAAGAACTTCAGTCTCATGGTATACAGCCAGATATGCTTGTATTGCGAACTGAGCGTAAGTTAAATAAAGACATACTTGATAAAGTAGCTCTTTTTTGTAATGTTGAACAAGGAGCAGTAATGCAGTCAGTAGATGTTTCTACAATATATGAGGTGCCCACTATGATGCAACGTCAGGGCATGGATGAAGTAGTTTTGCGAAAGATGAATTTGCCAACTGGTGATAGCCCAAAAATGGAGGCATGGAATGCATTTTTACAAAAAAGAAAGGATGCTAAAAAACATGTAAAAATTAAGTTGGTTGGTAAATACGCTGAACTACCAGATGCATATAAATCAATTACTGAAGCTCTTTCTCAGGCTGCAATATATAATGATAGAAAATTGATTTTAGATCTATATCAATCAGAAAAAATTACTGAAGAGAATGTAGCAGAACAGCTGAAAGATGCTGATGGAATTGTCATAGCCCCCGGCTTCGGACAGAGAGGAATAGAAGGTAAATTTATTGCTTTGAAATATGCAAGAGAGAATGATATTCCAACTTTTGGTATCTGTCTAGGCATGCAGTGTATGGTTGTTGAATATGCACGATCAGTTTTGAATTTGCCCGGTGCAAATTCAACAGAGATGGATCCAAAAGCTGAAGATAAGGTTATTGACCTGATGGAGGAACAAAAACATATTACTAATATGGGTGCTTCTATGCGTCTTGGTGCTTATGATTGTATACTTAAGAAAGGATCATTGGCATCTAAAGCGTATGGTAAGTTGAAAATTCAGGAACGTCATCGCCACAGGTATGAGTTTAATAATGAATATAAATCAAAATTTGAAGCTGCAGGTATGAAATGTACCGGGATCAATCCAGATTCTGAATTAGTGGAAATAGTAGAAGTTCCTGGTTTGAGATGGTATATTGGAACTCAATTCCATCCGGAGTATAATAGTACTGTTATATCACCAAATCCACTATTTATGAGTTTCATGTCAGCTGCAGCAATTACAAAAGAAATTAGAAAAAAATAA
- a CDS encoding VanZ family protein encodes MKILLRYTLLPILISLLIFIGTCLIPSNSVPQMPEGISWDKIVHFGMFFLLSAVSLYDYYKLHNKKPIFIRWMFWGLLIPVIYGGVIELLQKYYFPTRSAELGDWIADILGSLVATVIAVIFLRRRV; translated from the coding sequence ATGAAAATACTACTACGTTATACATTACTTCCCATATTAATAAGTCTGTTGATTTTTATAGGTACCTGTTTAATCCCTTCTAATAGTGTTCCTCAAATGCCAGAGGGAATTTCTTGGGATAAAATTGTTCATTTTGGAATGTTTTTTCTGTTATCGGCTGTTTCTTTATATGACTATTATAAATTACACAATAAAAAACCTATTTTTATAAGATGGATGTTTTGGGGTTTACTGATACCAGTAATATATGGAGGTGTAATTGAATTATTACAGAAATATTATTTCCCTACACGAAGTGCTGAGTTAGGGGATTGGATTGCTGATATTTTAGGATCTCTGGTTGCAACAGTTATAGCTGTTATTTTCTTAAGGAGAAGAGTATAA